In Halorhabdus rudnickae, the following proteins share a genomic window:
- the menC gene encoding o-succinylbenzoate synthase, which yields MEIEPFSLSLSEPLSTAAGEIDSREGFLVTLERGAVRGVGEATPLAGWTESTEDCESALRDVVADGVDSACPDPAETPAACHAVELATADLAAREEGVPLARWLTTDPAESVPVNATIGDGGVDAAVEAARKALKDGFETLKVKVGARSLEADLERLRAVRRVAADVTLRVDANGAWSRPEAQRAIDRLADLPVSYVEQPLAAADLAGHAALRGRGVGIALDESIRERGVDAILKAGAADTLVLKPMALGGIRRSREIAVRARKRGVYPMVTTTVDGVVARTAALHLAASLGIDRACGLATADRLSADLASDPARVRDGRMHLPDEPGVGVRFG from the coding sequence ATGGAGATCGAACCGTTCTCACTATCACTCTCGGAGCCCCTCTCGACAGCAGCGGGCGAGATCGACTCCCGCGAGGGGTTTCTGGTGACACTCGAACGCGGAGCGGTGCGGGGTGTCGGCGAGGCCACGCCGCTGGCTGGCTGGACCGAATCCACCGAGGACTGTGAATCGGCTCTCCGAGACGTGGTGGCAGATGGCGTCGACTCCGCTTGCCCCGACCCCGCAGAGACACCGGCGGCGTGCCACGCCGTCGAGCTGGCCACCGCAGATCTGGCGGCCCGCGAGGAGGGGGTCCCGCTCGCCCGCTGGCTCACAACGGATCCTGCCGAGTCGGTTCCGGTGAACGCGACGATCGGCGACGGCGGCGTCGACGCGGCGGTCGAAGCCGCCCGGAAAGCCCTCAAGGACGGGTTCGAGACGCTAAAAGTCAAAGTCGGTGCCCGCTCGCTCGAAGCGGACCTCGAACGGCTCCGCGCGGTGAGACGTGTCGCCGCCGACGTCACACTCCGCGTCGACGCGAACGGTGCCTGGTCGCGCCCGGAGGCACAGAGGGCAATCGACAGACTGGCCGACCTGCCAGTCTCGTACGTCGAACAACCCCTCGCGGCGGCGGACCTTGCAGGACACGCTGCTTTGCGTGGCCGAGGTGTGGGAATCGCTCTCGACGAATCGATCCGCGAACGAGGAGTAGACGCGATCCTGAAGGCTGGCGCGGCGGACACACTCGTTTTGAAACCGATGGCACTTGGGGGGATCCGTCGGAGCCGGGAGATCGCTGTCCGGGCACGGAAACGAGGCGTCTATCCGATGGTCACGACGACAGTCGATGGCGTTGTCGCTCGGACGGCGGCGCTCCACCTCGCAGCCAGCCTCGGGATCGACCGGGCCTGCGGGCTGGCGACCGCCGACCGCCTGTCCGCGGACCTCGCGTCCGATCCGGCACGCGTTCGGGATGGCCGTATGCACTTGCCAGACGAACCGGGAGTCGGTGTCCGGTTCGGGTAA
- a CDS encoding DHH family phosphoesterase: MSTDVTMASMSTYAILGCGSVGHAVAEELEAEGKDVLILDKDEGRVEALRDQDLNARTADISEESVPAELDDRDVVLILSPDEDANAAAVEHLRARDEDQFIVARASDPVSADELSELGANVVINPSAVIADSALRALETGELEHKANQLAAVIDDTEARMAILIHRGPDPDSIASAAALRAIAESRDVEADIVYEGDIGHHENRAFVNLLGLELTSRSAVDLGEYDTYALVDYAKSGTPSTEDFDGPIDIVIDHYEVETGSEAEFTDVRPNVSATSTILTKYIQELDLTLEQEVATALLYGIRAETLDFKRETTPADLTAAAYLYPFADHDTLEQVESPSMSPETLDVLAEAIRNRQVRGSHLVSNAGFIRDRDALAQAAQQLLNLEGITTTAVFAIADDTIYLAARSKDIRMNIGNVLEEAFGEIGETAGHSTDASVEIPLGIFTGIETSDDNRDTLLELTEEAVRSKLFEAMGVEGSDSSNGS; encoded by the coding sequence ATGAGTACCGACGTCACGATGGCCTCGATGTCGACCTACGCCATCCTGGGCTGTGGGAGCGTGGGCCACGCCGTCGCCGAGGAACTCGAGGCGGAAGGCAAAGACGTCCTCATCCTCGACAAAGACGAGGGACGCGTCGAAGCGTTGCGTGATCAGGACCTCAACGCGCGGACCGCAGACATCAGCGAAGAGTCCGTACCCGCCGAACTGGACGACCGAGACGTCGTGTTGATCCTCTCGCCGGACGAAGACGCCAACGCTGCCGCCGTCGAACACCTACGGGCACGCGACGAGGACCAGTTCATCGTCGCTCGCGCCTCGGACCCCGTCTCAGCTGACGAACTGTCCGAGCTGGGGGCCAACGTCGTGATCAACCCCTCGGCGGTGATCGCCGACTCGGCGTTGCGCGCCCTGGAGACGGGCGAACTCGAACACAAGGCTAACCAACTCGCCGCAGTCATCGACGATACCGAAGCGCGGATGGCGATCCTAATCCACCGCGGCCCAGATCCGGATTCTATCGCCAGTGCCGCGGCACTCAGGGCGATCGCCGAGAGTCGTGACGTCGAGGCGGACATCGTCTACGAGGGCGACATCGGCCACCACGAGAACCGGGCGTTCGTCAACCTGCTCGGGCTTGAACTCACCTCACGATCTGCTGTGGATCTGGGGGAGTACGACACGTACGCACTGGTCGACTACGCCAAGAGCGGGACTCCATCGACCGAAGACTTCGACGGCCCGATCGACATCGTCATCGACCACTACGAAGTCGAAACCGGTTCCGAGGCGGAATTCACTGACGTCAGGCCGAACGTTTCGGCGACGTCGACCATCCTCACGAAATACATCCAGGAACTCGATCTCACCCTCGAACAGGAGGTCGCGACCGCCCTCCTCTATGGTATTCGCGCCGAGACACTGGACTTCAAACGCGAAACGACACCGGCTGATCTCACCGCCGCCGCCTATCTCTATCCCTTTGCCGATCACGACACCCTCGAACAGGTCGAGTCGCCCAGCATGAGTCCCGAGACGCTCGACGTCCTCGCCGAAGCGATCCGCAACCGGCAGGTCAGGGGGAGTCACCTCGTCTCGAACGCGGGCTTTATCAGAGATCGGGATGCCCTCGCGCAGGCTGCCCAACAGTTGCTCAACCTGGAGGGGATCACCACCACGGCCGTCTTCGCGATCGCTGACGACACGATCTATCTCGCAGCACGTTCGAAGGACATCCGGATGAACATTGGAAACGTCTTAGAAGAGGCCTTCGGCGAGATCGGCGAGACGGCCGGCCACTCGACGGACGCAAGCGTCGAGATCCCGCTCGGGATCTTCACTGGGATCGAGACCAGCGACGACAACCGCGACACACTGTTGGAACTCACTGAAGAAGCCGTCCGCTCGAAGCTCTTCGAAGCGATGGGTGTCGAAGGTTCCGATAGCTCCAACGGGTCTTAG
- a CDS encoding class I adenylate-forming enzyme family protein has protein sequence MRTLDTWPQVDPLTARASSTPDRTAVIEAATGASWTYEELFDEADQLADCLLTACDTQPDRLGIAMRTGIDFVRTTHAAWRLGATVVPLDSREPTDRLESLAKQADLDAIVCTERTVESISSIEGPSLLSVDGSTVPGVDVVPGDCEGTNPRARYSSDTHVIMFTSGTTSNPEGVRLTLSNLFASAIASAFRLGVNPADRWLVSIPMAHMGGFAPIVRSTLYGTGLVLQSEFDPEATATAMREYDVTGVSFVPTMLSRLLEAGWQPPAALRFVLLGGASASQRLIDRCEREGVPVYPTYGMTETASQVATATPDQAFDNPGTVGQPLMFTQVAIIDDGESVAPGETGEIIIEGPTVTPGYLDDEETATVFDERGLHTGDLGYRDEDGRLYVVGRLDDLIVTGGENVDPEEIVAVIESRADIVEAAVVGIPDDEWGERVAALVVPDEDDAPTPDDIEETCRGKLAPYEVPKSIAIADAIPRTVSGTIDRTAVVEKIQQD, from the coding sequence ATGCGTACTCTCGATACCTGGCCCCAGGTCGATCCGCTGACTGCCAGGGCGAGTTCGACGCCGGATCGGACGGCAGTGATCGAGGCGGCGACAGGGGCCTCCTGGACCTACGAGGAACTGTTCGACGAGGCCGATCAGCTGGCCGACTGCCTCCTGACGGCCTGTGACACACAGCCTGACCGCCTCGGGATCGCCATGCGGACGGGCATCGACTTCGTCCGGACGACCCACGCCGCCTGGCGACTGGGGGCCACCGTGGTCCCGCTCGACAGCCGGGAGCCCACCGATCGACTCGAGTCGTTGGCAAAACAGGCCGACCTAGATGCGATCGTCTGTACCGAACGGACGGTCGAATCGATCTCGTCGATCGAGGGACCATCCCTGCTGTCCGTCGACGGGTCGACGGTTCCGGGCGTGGACGTCGTCCCAGGTGACTGTGAGGGAACCAACCCACGGGCACGCTACTCCTCGGACACCCACGTGATCATGTTCACCTCGGGGACGACCAGCAACCCAGAGGGAGTTCGACTCACGTTGTCGAACCTCTTCGCCAGCGCGATCGCCTCGGCGTTCCGGCTCGGCGTCAACCCCGCAGACCGCTGGCTGGTCTCGATCCCGATGGCCCACATGGGCGGGTTCGCCCCGATCGTCCGATCGACACTGTACGGAACGGGGCTGGTCTTGCAGTCCGAGTTCGACCCCGAAGCGACCGCCACAGCCATGCGGGAGTACGACGTGACGGGCGTCTCCTTCGTGCCGACGATGCTCTCGCGGCTGCTCGAAGCGGGCTGGCAGCCCCCGGCGGCGCTGCGGTTCGTTCTCCTGGGAGGCGCTTCGGCGTCGCAAAGGCTCATCGACCGCTGTGAGCGAGAGGGCGTTCCGGTGTATCCTACCTACGGCATGACCGAGACGGCCTCGCAGGTCGCCACCGCGACGCCCGACCAGGCGTTCGATAATCCCGGCACGGTGGGCCAGCCACTCATGTTCACGCAGGTTGCCATCATCGACGATGGCGAGTCAGTCGCCCCGGGAGAGACGGGCGAAATCATCATCGAAGGCCCGACGGTCACGCCCGGCTATCTCGACGACGAGGAGACGGCGACCGTCTTCGACGAGCGCGGTCTGCATACGGGCGACCTCGGCTACCGTGACGAAGACGGCCGGCTGTACGTCGTCGGACGGCTCGACGACCTGATCGTCACCGGCGGCGAAAACGTCGACCCCGAGGAGATCGTCGCGGTGATCGAATCGAGGGCAGATATCGTTGAGGCAGCCGTTGTCGGCATCCCCGACGATGAGTGGGGCGAGCGCGTCGCCGCACTCGTCGTCCCGGACGAAGACGATGCCCCGACGCCCGATGATATCGAGGAGACCTGTCGGGGCAAACTGGCACCCTACGAGGTACCGAAATCGATCGCCATCGCTGACGCGATCCCACGGACGGTCTCGGGAACGATCGACCGGACAGCCGTCGTCGAGAAAATCCAGCAGGACTGA
- a CDS encoding DUF7344 domain-containing protein: MIERIKNAFEGSRGGPKRSDGGAAIAPTSQNGTRNQQYRLDTDKQETARTAVDFTEPADPPVELDRVFEILKNQRRRYVLRYLSDIDGQVRLGELAEQIAAWEYEKDVRQISSQERKRVYVGLYQSHLPKMDDAGVISYNKSRGTIEIGENIAFFEQYLPVDDQSTKQSSRGRSWLAWLKQVLPIDRENH; this comes from the coding sequence ATGATCGAGCGTATTAAAAACGCATTCGAGGGATCGCGTGGGGGGCCGAAGAGATCAGACGGAGGCGCTGCCATCGCACCGACAAGTCAGAACGGCACCCGGAACCAGCAGTATCGGCTCGATACCGACAAACAGGAAACCGCAAGGACAGCCGTCGACTTTACTGAACCGGCCGATCCACCCGTCGAGCTAGATCGGGTGTTCGAGATTCTGAAGAACCAGCGACGTCGATACGTGCTCCGGTATCTGTCCGACATCGACGGACAGGTTCGGTTGGGAGAACTTGCCGAACAGATCGCCGCCTGGGAATACGAGAAAGACGTCAGGCAGATATCTTCCCAGGAGCGCAAACGCGTCTACGTTGGGCTCTACCAGAGTCACCTCCCCAAGATGGACGACGCTGGCGTCATTTCGTACAACAAATCGCGTGGAACGATCGAAATCGGCGAGAATATCGCGTTCTTCGAGCAGTACCTTCCTGTCGACGATCAGTCAACCAAGCAGTCTTCCCGGGGACGGTCGTGGCTGGCCTGGCTCAAGCAGGTCCTGCCGATCGATCGAGAAAACCACTAA
- a CDS encoding 1,4-dihydroxy-2-naphthoyl-CoA synthase, translated as MVSELFDPSRWDPIESFDFTDITYHRARDVGAVRIAFDRPDVRNAFRPETVDELAAALDHAKRQTDVGCVLLTGNGPSSKDGGWAFSAGGDQSIRGDAGYEYEDENKEARGEGPRLHILEVQRQIRHMPKPVVAVVPGWAVGGGHSLHVICDMTLASEEHAKFLQTDPDVGSFDGGFGSAYLARQVGQKKAREIFFLGKTYDAEEAAEMGMVNEAVPHEELEETALEWAERINGKSPTAMRMLKYAFNLPEDGMVGQQVFSGEATRLAYMTDEAHEGRDAFNEGRDPDFDDYPWHY; from the coding sequence ATGGTTTCGGAACTGTTCGACCCGAGTCGCTGGGATCCGATCGAGTCGTTCGACTTCACCGACATTACCTACCACCGCGCCCGCGACGTAGGGGCCGTCCGCATCGCATTTGATCGCCCAGACGTACGCAACGCGTTCAGACCCGAGACGGTCGACGAACTCGCTGCCGCACTAGATCACGCCAAGCGTCAGACTGACGTCGGGTGTGTTCTGCTGACGGGTAACGGCCCGTCGTCGAAGGACGGCGGCTGGGCCTTCTCCGCCGGGGGCGATCAATCGATTCGCGGTGATGCCGGCTACGAATACGAAGACGAGAACAAGGAGGCTCGTGGAGAAGGGCCGCGACTCCACATTCTCGAAGTACAGCGTCAGATCCGCCACATGCCTAAACCCGTCGTCGCAGTCGTTCCCGGCTGGGCGGTCGGCGGCGGCCACTCCCTGCACGTGATCTGTGACATGACGCTAGCCAGCGAGGAACATGCAAAGTTCCTCCAGACTGATCCCGATGTCGGCAGTTTCGACGGGGGCTTCGGCTCGGCGTACCTTGCCCGGCAGGTCGGCCAGAAGAAGGCCCGCGAGATCTTCTTCCTCGGGAAGACCTACGACGCCGAGGAAGCTGCCGAAATGGGCATGGTCAACGAGGCTGTCCCGCACGAGGAATTGGAAGAGACTGCCCTGGAGTGGGCCGAGCGGATCAACGGCAAGTCTCCGACCGCGATGCGGATGCTGAAGTATGCATTCAATCTCCCGGAGGACGGCATGGTGGGTCAGCAGGTCTTCTCGGGGGAAGCTACGCGCCTCGCGTACATGACTGACGAAGCCCACGAAGGACGGGACGCGTTCAACGAGGGCCGCGATCCGGACTTCGACGACTATCCCTGGCACTACTGA
- a CDS encoding aldo/keto reductase: protein MQTRDLGATGQRSTVVTFGAIALNWLEQEGANQLVELVLDHGVNHFDVAPTYGDAELKLGPKLRQYREEIFLGCKTQERSYEGAWKKLERSLDRLGVETIDLYQVHGLEYEHELETITDADGALRAFREAQEQGLIDHIGLTSHGNPDLILNAIEEIDDLDSLMFPLNPVVDAKDDAEYDYDAVLQRADQEDIGTLAIKAFAKRSWPDTDALPEHERPYANWYEPVDDPETIRNRLNYTLSRGVTSVLTPGDPKLVKMVLDAGDRFEELDEATQRAIVEDARHDESPVPEQLHH, encoded by the coding sequence ATGCAGACTCGTGACCTCGGAGCCACGGGACAGCGGAGTACCGTCGTCACATTCGGGGCGATCGCGCTGAACTGGCTCGAACAGGAGGGGGCCAACCAGCTGGTCGAACTCGTTCTCGATCACGGCGTCAACCACTTCGACGTAGCCCCGACGTACGGCGACGCCGAACTCAAACTCGGGCCGAAGCTCCGCCAGTACCGCGAGGAAATTTTCCTCGGGTGCAAGACCCAGGAGCGGTCCTACGAGGGTGCCTGGAAGAAACTGGAGCGGTCGCTCGACCGGTTGGGCGTCGAAACAATCGACCTCTATCAGGTTCACGGGCTGGAATACGAACACGAACTAGAGACGATCACCGATGCCGATGGCGCCCTCCGGGCGTTCCGCGAGGCACAGGAGCAGGGACTGATCGACCACATCGGCCTCACGAGCCATGGGAATCCGGATCTCATCCTGAACGCTATCGAGGAGATCGACGACCTGGATTCGCTGATGTTCCCGCTCAATCCCGTGGTGGATGCCAAGGACGACGCGGAGTACGACTACGATGCAGTGCTTCAGCGGGCAGACCAGGAAGACATCGGAACGCTGGCGATCAAGGCTTTCGCCAAGAGGTCCTGGCCGGACACCGACGCACTCCCCGAACACGAGCGCCCGTATGCCAACTGGTACGAGCCGGTCGACGATCCGGAGACGATCCGCAATCGACTGAACTACACCCTCTCTCGGGGCGTAACGAGCGTCCTGACGCCCGGCGATCCGAAACTCGTGAAGATGGTACTGGATGCTGGCGATCGCTTCGAGGAACTCGACGAGGCGACACAGCGTGCGATCGTCGAGGACGCACGCCACGACGAGAGTCCCGTCCCCGAACAACTCCACCACTGA
- a CDS encoding 1,4-dihydroxy-2-naphthoate polyprenyltransferase, with protein MSTAAADVSKTKAWLMAARPQTLPAGSAPVIVGVGLAIHDGVFTPLPAIAALVGALLIQIGTNFANDYFDAIKGTDEPDREGFTRVTAGGLIPPHQVKAAMAGTYTLALVVGLYLVAVGGVPILVVGLSSILAGLLYTGGPYPYGYYGLGDLFVFVYFGVVAVTGTYYVQAVAMLDVGLFPALIPPGTVPTDAVLTSVAAAGLSTAILVVNNIRDIESDLEAGKRTLAVILGYRWSRVEYAAMVGVAYVVPVGLWLLADFGPFVLLPLLSLPLAISVTRTVATERSGEALNPALERTGKLMAIHALLFAVGLAVPTVI; from the coding sequence ATGAGTACGGCAGCGGCAGACGTTTCGAAGACGAAGGCGTGGCTGATGGCCGCTCGCCCGCAGACGCTCCCTGCGGGGTCGGCCCCAGTGATCGTCGGCGTTGGCCTTGCGATCCACGACGGCGTGTTCACCCCGCTCCCGGCGATCGCGGCGCTGGTCGGCGCACTTTTGATCCAGATCGGGACGAACTTCGCCAACGATTACTTCGACGCGATAAAGGGCACCGACGAGCCGGATCGAGAAGGGTTCACGCGCGTGACTGCGGGCGGATTGATCCCTCCTCACCAGGTCAAGGCTGCCATGGCGGGGACCTACACGCTCGCACTCGTTGTGGGGCTGTACCTCGTGGCCGTCGGGGGCGTCCCGATCCTGGTGGTCGGCCTCTCGAGCATCCTCGCCGGGTTGCTGTACACCGGCGGTCCGTACCCCTACGGGTACTACGGACTGGGCGACCTGTTCGTGTTCGTCTATTTCGGCGTCGTGGCGGTGACAGGAACTTACTACGTCCAGGCCGTCGCGATGCTCGACGTTGGACTCTTTCCCGCCCTGATTCCACCCGGCACGGTCCCGACAGATGCCGTGCTGACAAGCGTCGCGGCAGCCGGCCTCTCGACGGCAATCCTCGTCGTCAACAATATCCGGGACATAGAAAGCGACCTGGAGGCCGGTAAGCGCACGCTGGCTGTCATCCTGGGGTATCGGTGGAGTCGCGTCGAGTACGCGGCGATGGTCGGCGTGGCGTACGTCGTCCCTGTTGGGTTGTGGCTCCTGGCGGACTTCGGTCCGTTCGTCCTGCTCCCATTGCTGTCGCTTCCGCTGGCGATCTCGGTGACACGCACGGTCGCGACCGAACGGAGTGGTGAGGCGCTGAACCCGGCGCTGGAACGGACGGGCAAACTCATGGCGATCCACGCCCTGCTGTTTGCGGTCGGCCTCGCGGTCCCGACGGTGATCTGA
- a CDS encoding class I SAM-dependent methyltransferase: MDVPATVRTALADQPVEGKRSLEAGAGVGNATAGLLAAGAETVLSVTNDSEHAKTVRERVGTDHPDRVETVEADLREIPLADDAVAVVTAHALFNVVPTRDLDRIAAELTRVAAPGGHLVIDDYAPLPEDAAVRELFAVENAVSELADGRSALTFYPADVLRGVFESQGWVFDRRKTLLDPVPWTESHVDAHVAEARERTERIDGPLGAELASEADALAEEIGSESAGEMYSLAFRVPD, from the coding sequence ATGGACGTGCCGGCGACGGTGCGGACGGCTCTCGCGGACCAGCCGGTCGAAGGCAAGCGAAGTCTCGAAGCCGGCGCGGGCGTCGGGAACGCGACGGCAGGACTGCTCGCTGCCGGTGCGGAGACGGTGCTCTCTGTGACGAACGACAGTGAGCACGCCAAAACCGTCCGGGAGCGCGTCGGCACAGATCACCCGGATCGCGTGGAGACCGTCGAGGCGGACCTCCGGGAGATCCCACTGGCCGACGACGCCGTCGCAGTCGTCACTGCCCATGCGCTGTTCAACGTCGTCCCGACGCGGGACCTGGATCGGATCGCGGCCGAACTCACGCGCGTCGCCGCACCCGGTGGGCACCTGGTGATCGACGACTACGCACCGCTGCCCGAGGACGCGGCCGTCCGCGAGCTGTTCGCGGTCGAGAACGCAGTGAGCGAACTCGCCGATGGGCGGTCGGCACTGACGTTTTACCCCGCGGATGTCCTCCGTGGCGTTTTCGAATCGCAAGGCTGGGTGTTCGACCGTCGGAAGACGCTACTCGATCCCGTGCCCTGGACGGAGAGTCATGTCGATGCCCACGTGGCCGAAGCACGCGAGCGAACCGAGCGCATCGACGGCCCACTCGGGGCCGAACTGGCGAGTGAAGCAGACGCCCTCGCCGAGGAGATCGGCTCGGAGTCGGCCGGCGAGATGTACAGTCTGGCGTTCCGGGTGCCGGATTGA
- the mutL gene encoding DNA mismatch repair endonuclease MutL has translation MTEPTEIRELDEATVERIAAGEVVERPASVVKELVENSLDAGASRVRVAVEAGGTDGIRVSDDGVGMTESQARTAVREHTTSKISDIDDLESGVGTLGFRGEALHAIGAVSRLTITTRPRGGDRGTRLRVEGGEVTAVESAGCPEGTTVDVDDLFYNVPARRKYLSRDATEFDHVSSVVTKYALANPDVAVELEHDGRETFATSGQGSLQETVMAVYGREVAESMIDVETESLPDGPLTDVSGLVSHPETNRAGREYLSTFVNGRYVRSGAARDAVLAAYDNQLAADRYPFAVIHLAVPADTVDVNVHPRKMEVRWTEPEALERQIRSAIEDALREEGILRSTAPRGRSAPEQTTIEPSSTTDTTEAFRTGETDQVATEDVTSDDMTAEDVTVEEIPGEETTPDDVEAGGSSSDNFEQTRSRPPSQSDRTPSAGSISRDESTQSPTKSDVRDESAQSSTGSDSPDDSTHSAKGSTEQDSSRSRSATGQDPDTQTTLHGNDAMPTTEYDAIPDLRILGQLHDTYVVAEADDGLVLIDQHAADERINYERLKDRFEGDTTTQVLADPVELELTSGESAIFDAYREALARIGFTADRTGDRTVRVSTVPAFVAEATGPKLIRDVLADLVADGRTAEETVEAVVDDLLADMACHPSITGNTSLTEGSIVDLLSALDECENPWACPHGRPVLIHVDSDEIDDRFERDYPGGH, from the coding sequence ATGACAGAGCCGACGGAGATCAGGGAACTCGACGAGGCGACTGTCGAGCGTATCGCCGCGGGGGAAGTCGTCGAGCGCCCCGCATCGGTCGTCAAGGAGCTCGTCGAGAACAGCCTCGACGCCGGGGCCTCCCGCGTCCGCGTGGCCGTCGAGGCCGGCGGCACCGACGGGATCCGCGTCAGCGACGACGGCGTCGGGATGACCGAATCCCAGGCCAGGACAGCCGTCCGCGAGCACACGACTAGCAAGATCAGCGACATCGACGACCTGGAATCAGGGGTCGGGACGCTGGGGTTCCGTGGCGAGGCGCTACACGCCATCGGTGCCGTTTCCCGGTTGACGATCACGACGCGGCCCCGTGGCGGCGATCGCGGAACCCGCCTGCGCGTCGAGGGTGGCGAGGTCACGGCCGTCGAGTCTGCCGGCTGTCCCGAAGGGACGACCGTCGACGTCGACGATCTCTTCTACAACGTCCCTGCCCGCCGGAAGTACCTCAGCCGGGACGCCACCGAATTCGATCACGTCAGTTCAGTCGTGACCAAGTACGCCCTGGCCAATCCGGACGTGGCCGTCGAACTCGAACACGACGGCCGGGAGACCTTCGCCACGAGTGGCCAGGGATCGCTCCAGGAGACTGTTATGGCAGTGTACGGTCGGGAAGTCGCCGAGTCGATGATCGACGTCGAGACGGAGTCACTCCCCGACGGCCCACTCACTGACGTCTCCGGCCTCGTCAGTCACCCCGAGACGAACCGCGCCGGCCGGGAGTATCTCTCGACGTTCGTCAATGGCCGGTACGTCCGCTCGGGAGCGGCCCGTGACGCCGTCCTCGCGGCATACGACAACCAACTCGCCGCCGATCGCTATCCGTTCGCGGTCATACACCTCGCGGTACCGGCCGACACTGTCGACGTGAACGTCCATCCCCGGAAGATGGAGGTGCGATGGACCGAACCGGAAGCCCTCGAGCGACAGATCCGAAGCGCCATCGAGGACGCTCTCCGGGAAGAAGGGATCCTTCGCTCGACGGCACCACGCGGGCGCAGCGCCCCCGAGCAAACGACGATCGAACCGTCGTCGACGACCGACACGACGGAAGCGTTCCGGACTGGCGAGACCGACCAAGTGGCGACCGAGGACGTGACATCTGACGACATGACGGCCGAAGACGTGACGGTTGAGGAAATACCAGGCGAGGAGACCACACCCGACGATGTCGAGGCCGGTGGCAGTTCGTCGGACAACTTTGAGCAGACCCGGTCAAGGCCGCCGTCGCAGTCCGACCGGACGCCATCCGCTGGTTCGATTTCACGTGATGAATCGACACAGTCGCCGACGAAGTCGGATGTACGAGACGAATCAGCACAGTCATCGACGGGATCGGATTCACCGGACGACTCAACACACTCGGCGAAGGGGTCGACGGAGCAGGATTCGTCTCGTTCGCGGTCGGCCACGGGCCAGGACCCCGATACGCAAACGACCCTGCACGGCAACGACGCGATGCCGACGACGGAATACGATGCCATTCCCGACCTCCGCATCCTGGGCCAGCTACACGATACGTATGTCGTCGCCGAAGCCGACGACGGGTTAGTCCTGATCGATCAACACGCTGCCGACGAACGGATCAATTACGAGCGGCTCAAAGATCGGTTCGAGGGCGATACGACCACGCAAGTGCTGGCCGATCCGGTCGAACTCGAATTGACGTCGGGCGAGTCGGCGATCTTCGACGCCTACAGGGAAGCGCTTGCTCGGATCGGGTTTACCGCCGATCGTACCGGCGACCGAACCGTCCGCGTCTCGACCGTGCCTGCCTTCGTCGCAGAAGCAACGGGACCCAAACTCATCCGCGACGTCCTGGCCGATCTGGTCGCTGACGGACGAACGGCGGAAGAAACAGTCGAAGCCGTCGTCGACGATCTGCTGGCAGACATGGCGTGTCACCCGTCGATCACGGGGAACACGTCGCTGACTGAAGGGTCGATCGTCGACTTGCTTTCCGCACTCGACGAGTGTGAGAACCCCTGGGCGTGTCCGCACGGTCGTCCCGTGCTGATACACGTCGATTCGGACGAGATAGACGACCGGTTCGAACGGGATTATCCCGGCGGTCACTAG
- a CDS encoding PRC-barrel domain-containing protein, protein MPIDRDASPQEITSLVGREVYSNNGVYVGEVEDLRLNLDAEAVSGLALHQLNTELFDAETANSRGAIVPYRWVQAVGDVIIVNDIVERVRNGEPETDDVVA, encoded by the coding sequence ATGCCAATCGACCGAGATGCGAGCCCTCAGGAGATCACGTCGCTGGTCGGCCGGGAAGTGTACTCGAACAACGGCGTCTACGTCGGCGAGGTTGAAGACCTGCGGCTGAACCTCGATGCCGAGGCGGTCTCCGGCCTCGCGCTCCATCAGTTAAACACCGAACTCTTCGACGCGGAGACGGCCAATTCACGGGGTGCGATCGTCCCCTATCGGTGGGTACAGGCCGTCGGGGATGTCATCATTGTCAACGACATCGTCGAACGGGTCCGCAACGGAGAACCGGAGACCGACGACGTCGTGGCCTAA